The Chlamydiales bacterium genome segment AAAAATATCTAAAAATAAAAAATACTTAATTACCCGCTAAAACAGCATACCAAATGTGCCCATCAAGATCAACAAATGTGATTTCCTTTTCAGCAATAACAAGATTAGGAGATCTCTTTGTGCACGACTTTTTACTGCGTAAACGGCCTGTAAAACTGTTAAATTCTTTAGGATCTGTAAAAACCATCTTCATGCAGCTTAAAAAGCTTGTTCTCTCATCCGCACTACTAGCTTCTACTAACCCAATCCTACTCACAACTTTTTCTTCACAACTTGTAAATTCAAGTACTGCCTCTTGCTCGTTTTTCTGCTCTAAACGAAGGCCTAGTTGTTCAGAGTAAAACTTTATACTCGCTCTTAAATTTTTAACAACTAAATAAGGAAATAATCCCCTATTTTCCAACTTACTTTTCGACTCACCAAAAAGATGGCACGTAAAGAGATCTGGTCTAACAACGTAAGTTTTTGCTAAAGATTCACTATAACGCCATTTTCTAACCCGCTCATGATTCCCGCTGAGCAAAACTTCTGGAACTTCTAAGTCCTTATCAATAGAGGCATAAATAGGAGGTCTTGTAAAATGTGGGCAATCAAAGATTCCTGCTTCAAATGAGTCTTCAGCTGCAGCATCTTCACACCCAAGAACTCCAGGAACAAACCTTGCAATGGCATCTACTAAAACTATTGCAGGCAAGCACCCATTAGTTAATACATAATCTCCAATACTTATCTCTTCATCTACCTCTAAAAACAGAGCTCTCTCATCTACACCCTCATAATGCCCACAAAGTAAGATAATATGCTCTTCCTTAGCAAGAGCTCTACTCCTTGCAGCATTTAAAACAGCGCCTTGAGGAGATAAGTAGATAACTCTAGGCTTAACTTTAGAAGCCTTTTTAAGGCTTCTAATTGCATCCACCACAGGCCCTGGCATAAGAACCATTCCAGGTCCTCCTCCATAGGGTCTATCATCTACTCGCTTATGCTTATCTGTTGCAAACTCACGAAGATCAACTAAGTTGATCTTTAAAAGCATCTGCTCCCTTGCACGCTTAATGATACTCTCATCGAATGGACCTTTAAAATAGCCCGGAAATAAGGAGAGAATATCTATCTGCAAATTACTTGCTGCCTGCTTTTCTACTCTTTCTCTTCAATGCAACTTTTGCTCTTTTAGCAACTTCTTTTTCGCGCTGAAATGCAACTACATGAGGAGCTACTTTTGCAAGGAGTGCTGTAGCTCTTTCAGATACTTGTACGCCATGAGAAATCCAATGTTGTACACGATCTGCTTTAATAGAAACAAGTTTATCTTGCTCTTCTTCAAATGGGTTATACCATCCCAAATTCTCATGATACTTTCCATCTCTCTTAGAGTGCTCATCAGCAAGTACCAATCTATAAAATGGACGATTATTACGTCCTTGTTGCCTTAGTCTAATTTTTAGCGCCACGCCATTCCTCCCATCATTTTTTCTAACTGTTTCATGTTAGGCATATTTTTAAAAAATTGCTTTGCTTGCTTAAAACTTTTAACAAGCTTGTTAACTTCTTCTACTTCTGTCCCGCTACCCTTTGCAATTCTCTTGCGTCTACTCGGGATAAGCTCTACTTTTTCTTGCCTTTCCGCAAGCGTCATCGACAAAATCACAGCCTCAATCTTGGCAAACTTTTCATCTGACATCTCTAACTCTGGCATCGAGCCTACACCAGGAAGCATTTTTAGCAAACTTTTAATGGAGCCCATCTTCTTCATCGTCTGCATTTGGCTCAAATAATCGTTATAGGTAAACGTAGCTTTTCTAATCTTTTGCTCAAGCTTTTTAGCTTCATCATCATTCACGTGCTCTTGAGCCATTTTTACGAGATTAATCGTATCTCCCATACCCAAAATACGATCTGCCATCGATGTTGGATTAAAAAGCTGCACATCATCAAGCTTTTCACCAGTCCCCTCAAATTTCAGTGGCTTTTCAGTAATATGTGCAATAGAAATAGCAGCCCCTGCTCGTGTATTACCATCGAGCATGGTTAGGACAGAGCCTGTAATTTCTATGCGCCGATTAAATTCAGCTGCAATATTTACTGCTTCTTGACCCGTTGCCGCATTCGCAACAAAAAGCACCTCTTGAGGTTTCAAAGCACTTTTAAGAGTCGAAAGCTCCTTCATCAACTCTTCATCAACATGCAAGCGTCCTGCAGTATCCACGATAATGACATCAAAATTTTCTGCACGCGCCTTTTCAAGGGCCAATAGGGCAATATGTTTTGGATCTGTTGATCCCTTTATCGAAAATACAGGAACAGAGATCTGCTCACCTAGCACCATTAACTGATCAATGGCTGCAGGTCTTTGCAAGTCACACGCCACAAGTAAGGGCTTTTTATGAAACTCTTTTTTCTTTAAAAACTTTGCAAGCTTCGCTGCAAACGTTGTTTTTCCAGAACCCTGAAGACCACAAAGTAGAATAACAGCAGGACTCTGTGATAAATCTAAAGCGGATTCCTGCTCACCCATCAAGGCAATTAATTCATCATGTATAACTTTAATAAATTGCTGACCAGGACTTACCGACTTAATGACAGCATCACCCAAGGCTTTTTCTTTAACTCTCTTAACAAAATCTTTAGTTACAGAATAGTTTACATCAGCCTCTAAGAGGGCAAGACGTACCTCTCGTACTGCTTCAGATATGTTATCTTCGGTCAGCTTTTTTTTAAAAGAAAGCCCTGAAAATACACTGGATAACTTTTCGGTCAATGCACCAAACATCTTAAAACTAAAATCCACATTCAAACGTGAGCATTATATTTCATTAGAGAGTATTTCGCAAAGAAGAAATGATATTTGATATATACTCTCTCAACAGTAGACTTCTTGCATAATTACATTTGCTTAGAAAAATTGAAATTTTTTGAGTAGATTTGTTGATAAATTTTGAGAGCATATATGAATATATGGTTGAAAAATTTAACGATAAAGATGCCAAAAAAGACAATTTTAACAAGCAAATGTAATTATGCAAGAAGTCTAAATAAGATAAAAAATTTTTTATGTATATTCTATCGCTGAAGGCGATCTTGTTTATCCTGTTCTTCTCGATTCAGAAGGCAGCAACATTTAAACATAGCCCTCTAAACATAGCCCTCCGTTTCAACTCTTTGAACCACTCAAGAACCGATCCCTTTGAGACCAGTCTTGTTCTACTTGGATGTCTTGCCAGCCTTCCCTCTCAAATAAGCTCCTAACTGCCGGGCCTTGGCTACAACCTATCTCTAATGCAATGATGCCACCAGAGGGCATATGTGCTAAAGCCTCTTTTGCAAGCTTTTCGTAAAACTCAAGACCAGTTAGGCCTCCTACAAGTGCACCCTTAGGCTCAAAGTTCACAACGCTTTCATCTAAAGCAGAAAACTCCGCTTCAGAAACATAAGGAGGATTACAAATGATAAGATCTACTGTTTCAGAAAAATTTTCCAAAAAATCTGCATGAATAAACTGGATGTTAACACCATTTTTTTGTGCATTGCGCTTTGCAACTTCAAGCGCATCTGCCGAAATGTCTAATGCATAAACCGTTGCAGTTTTAAACCTGTTTTTAAGTGCAATAGCAATACAGCCAGAGCCTGTACATAGATCCAAAATAGAACTATTTTCAAGTCCTCGCTTTTTGATGTCTAAGGCAATTTTATCCACCAAAATTTCTGTTTCTTGTCTTGGAATAAGAACAGAAGAGTTTACCTCAATTTTGCAATCATAAAAGTCGACATAACCCTGTATATATGCAATAGGCTCATGAGTACTCCTGCGCTTTAAAAAATGACGACACCTAGAAAGCTCTTCTTCTGTTAGGGGCTTTTGGTAATCTAGATAGAGTTGCAATCGCTTAAGTCCAAGGGCACAACTCACAAGTTCATCTGCTTCTCGTCTTGGATTTACAAATCCCTTCTCTTCTAGATACTTTGTCGATAACTGAAGAATATCTGCAATTGTTTTCACTCTAAATTGCTTCTAATTTTTTCTGATTATAATGGCTTACAAGGGCGCTTGTGATATCATCTAGCTCACCTTCCATTACAAGATTCAAGTTGTAAAGTGTCAAATTAATGCGATGGTCTGTCACTCTATTTTGAGAGAAGTTATAGGTGCGAATACGCTCTGAGCGATCACCAGAGCCAACTTGTGTCGATCTTTCATTGGCAATATCTGCTTGTTTTTTTGCATGCTCTGCTTCAACAATCTTAGCCTTTAAAAGACGCATAGCTTTATCTTTATTCTTATGCTGACTTCTCTCTTCCTGACAATAAGAAACAAGTCCTGTTGGGATGTGTGTCACTCTTACTGCTGAGTCTGTTGTATTAACGTGCTGACCACCTGCTCCTGATGATCTGTAGGTATCTATACGAAGATCTTTTTCGTCAAGTTCGAAATCTTCCTCAGCACCAGGCTCAAGAAGGACGGCAACCGTAATTGCAGATGTGTGTACTCTTCCTTGCGTTTCAGTTGCAGGAACCCTTTGAACCCTATGTGTGCCACCCTCATGACGCATAAATCGATAGACGTTTGGGCCAGAAAGAACCATTACGTATTCTTTGAAGCCACCCACCTCGGAAGGCGAGGCTGAGAGAGTCTCCAATTTCCAACCCTTTTTAGTTGCATAATACTGATACATACGTACCACATCGCCCACAAAAAGAGCCGCCTCATCACCACCCGTTCCTGCTCTGATTTCAACGATTGTATCTCTATTATCATTAGGGTCTGGAGGGACAAGAAGATGCTGCAACTGAGTTTCCATTTGCACAATCTCTTTTTCAGAGGCCTCTATCTCTTCTCTTAAGAGCTCTACAAACTCTTGATCAGTTTCATGCTTTAAAAGCTCCCTATTTTCTTGCAAACTATTTTGCTTTGCAAGCAAGAGCTTCCATGTTGCGACAACTTCAGAGAGATAAGCATGTTCCGTCGCTAAAAGACGATAGTTTTTCTGATCAGACAGGACTTCGGGCTTTCCTAAAGCCTCTTCGCATTCAGCAAGCCTTGATGCAAGCCTTTCGATCTTTTCTTTCAATGCTTAGCTCTTTTTTTTCTTTTTTGCAGCTGCTGCGCCTTTTGCTGGGGCTTCTTTTTGATCAGACGCAGATTCTTGATCACTCTCCTCTCTTTTTTTAGTAGCTGCTGCATAACGCTTTAAAAACTTGTCTACGCGTCCCTCAGAGTCAACAAACTTATTGCTACCTGTAAAGAAAGGATGAGATGCTGAAGAAACTGATGCATAATATGCAGGATATTCTTTTCCTTCAAATTTCTCTACTTTATCAGTCTTTAATGTGCTTCCACAGACAAACTTATGGCCAGTAGAAGAATCTATAAAAAGAACATCTCTGTAAGCAGGATGGATATTTTTTTTCATGGTATAATTCCCAAGGGTTCAATAGTAGATTAAAAAAGAGCAAGCTTACCCACAAAATGAAAAAAATACAAGGCATTTATTCTGTATAAGCAATAAGCGCCATCCGAAGGGTAAGCATACCTTCCAGAATTCCTTCCTCGTGACGAAATTGAGGATTATATTCAAGTTCTGGATAATCATTTGGCTGCAAAAGATCCTCTTCTGTAATGTTGGGAATAAAACGCTCAGCCTCTTTTAATAACTTTATCTTTTGCTGCTTGATGACATCATCTGCTACTTCCATAAAACTTTCTTTTATTAAATCCATATTTTACATTCCATTTTTTAACTTTAACTCTTCTTAATATAAATCAGCTACACTACATTTCATTGAATTATATACCTAATGATAGTAAATACTTAAATTATGAGCAGCACTAATCCTATTCAGCCCTTTAAGGCAAATTTTTCTCAAGGACCTAACTTGCCAAAGCCACGCACTTCCTCTTGGCTCGGTCGTATCTTCCGATGGATAGGAAGCGCCTTTGGATCTCTCTTTCATATTTTTAGCCGAAGTATTCCCTCTCATCCAAGACAACTTCCTCCTCCACTTCCTCTTCCACCACCCCTTCCTCCCACAGGCAATGCTTATACAGAACCACCTGATCAAAAAAGTCTAAGGGATGCTTTAAAGATGATTGCAGAAAATCCTCTTTTCGATGTAGCCCTACAAGTAGAACAAAGAGAAGAAGATAGACCCATTGAATTTGTAAATTTTTTATTTGAGCCCTCAACAGAACCTGAAAAAATTGAAAAATTAATAGATTTTGAAAAATTAAATGCTTTTAGACAACAACTTTTAGAGACTATTTCTTTTATAAAACGCCAAGATCCTACTGAAACTATCCCCAATTCACAGATCATGCGTCTGCAAACTCTTTTTCAAGGTCTAGATAAAAAAGCTCCCAAAAGTGCTGAAGAAATCGTTACAAGCATTGGAACACTCTTTCAAGTAGACTTTTCCCTCCTTATTCCTACTCTAGAGCAATCGATTACTGATGATATTACCAAACTAAATATCTCTCCTACTCCTGAGAATCCCAATTTTACTTCAGAGATACCTGAAGACTACAGTACCGTTCCAAAAATACCCAATAGATTACTTAATGTAGAAGAATTGCTCCATCAATCACTTCTATTCATAAGCAAAAGTTCTTCCTTCTGTAATGCCTTCCTAAACCCGCAACAAGTAAGTCTAGACAGTAGCAATCCAGAGCAATATACACATGCAATGCAACATAACGCCTATCTTCGCGCCCTTTGCACCCATTTAACAGCACTTGTATACAAGCTCAGAGAACATCCTCCAACACCTATTTCAAAAGAAGAACTAAGCACGCTCAAACAATTATGTCAAAACCTCAACATCGTCATAGACAATAATCTCGATGTGGTAGACGTCATTGCACGCCTTGGCAATTTCTTTTCAAGACCTGTAAAAGAATTAAGTCCACTACTTCAGCATTGCACTCTTGCTTTTACAGCCAATTGCCTTCCAATGCCTCCAAACCTAGAAGAAAAAATCGAAAATGCACCACAACCCCCTTCTCAGTTTGCCTCCTCTCTTCAAAGAAATCTTTGGAAATCCCTCTCAATTGCCAGTAGAACTGACATTCTATTGCCAAGTGAACCCAACAAGGTTGTTGATGAAAATCAATCCCTTCTTGAATACTGCAATAACTTAAAAATTCAATCTATAATCAACCTCTTTCACTCTCAATACTTTGCTATTATCAATAAAATAAGACTACAACAAACGATTAGCAAAGAAGAAATAAGTACTCTAGAAAACTTATGGATAAAATCTCAAGGATTACCAACAACACCTCCATCGCCCATTGCAATTCTATCCTCAATTGAATCTGGTTTAACAATGGATATGCGCGCACTTGGGGATCTCTTAAAAAAACAAGTTGAAACTTATACAAGTGACTTAAAAGTCCTATCCGTAAAAAAGGGACAATATAAACGGATCTCAAGTGAGCCCTATTCTCAATCCCCCCCGCAAGGTTTAAACAACGAACAATCCCTACTTTTAGAATCACTTTTATTAATGAGCCGCAATCCTATTATTGATAAGCTTTTAGAGTATCCTAAATGTATTGATCTTCCAAAAGAAGTTACAAACATTGACGAGACAGCTATTTGGTTTCAAAAACAGGCTGCAAATACAGAGAAAAAAGCCACTCGCTCTCACCTTATAGCTGTTATTACAAAACTAAGAAGAAATGAGCCCATTAGCAAAGAGGACCTTGCCACCCTACAAAACGCTCTCGAATCGAGTAATATAAATGCTGCATCTACAACCCTAATTACAGACTTGTTAGACTATTTTCATCCCGATTTTAATGCTAAACAAACATTTCCTATTTATGTTGGGAAAGACCGGGAGGGAGATCCTATCTTTGAGCAAGTTACTGTTATGCAAGAACTTTTAAAATTACAATCCCTTGAAGGAAGTGGACGCTTACTTTCAGTTGATAGTCTTGCACCAGCAGATGCAAATGTACAGATGCTAAGCCTTAATAACCTATCTTGTACTTGCTATATGAATGCCTCTCTTTGGATGCTAGCTCGCCTAAAACATTTTGACAGACCTCTTAAAACGCTTATTCCTTCTAAAGAGTTAAATTTAGCAACAGCTACTGCCAACGACATTCATCTATACATCCAACATTCCCTTACAATAAAATTACAACAACATCTTGCAGCTATCATTGACCGTTTACGACGCGGCACTGAAGTTACAAGAAAACAGCTAGATACCTTATTTGAATTACTCCAACTAACGGGCTGGCACCATGATAGAGGGGATCAACAAGACCCTCAAGAATTTATTGAATCTCTCATCAACCTCTTTGCAGAGGCTTATACAGGAAAGGTCTTTAATGCCGATCAAGTTATTGATACATACCGATTCACAGCTGAAAAAGACTGGGATCCGCTTTCTTTCACTCTTTCAAGCCCTGAAATAGCTATATCATTACCACTACCTACCAAAAATCGTGAAGAACTTGACAGTGAGCTTACAAGCATGGAAAAAATTATACAAAATTTTCAAGTTCAAATACTTACAAAGGACGAGCGAATAAAACTTGATAATGGAGAATTGGTAGATGGAAAGCTAATAAGCCATTTTACTGAAGGTAGAACGCCCGACACTCTCTTACTACAAACAAAACGTTTTTGGACGGAAGGAGGATTCAACCGCGATTTTAAAAGCGGTAAACTAACTTTTGAACTCCCCATTTTTACAGAACAAGGTGCAACTCTTACAATCCCCGTCTATAAAGAACAAAATGGTAAGATGATCCATACAGAGGATAAAACATACGCCCTCTCATCTGCCGTGTGTCACTGGGGAGGAAACTCAGCAAATTCTGGACACTACATTAACTACTCAAAAGATGTTAAAGGCAACTGGGTACGGCATAATGATTCGAATGAGCCAAAAATCGTAAATTTTGAAGAAGCAAAACAAGACATTTCAACAAATGGCTATTATTTGGGCTATGAGTTAGTTTCTACCAAGAAAATTAATCCCCTTTAACTAATCTTTATAATACTTAATTACAATACCGCATTCATATATAACTTAACAAAAGATTAATTATGTTTGGGGTAAACTCTGTTCATTCTTTTAATTTACATCCCATTCCTCACAAATCTAACTCAATGATTGAAAAAAGTTCTTGGCTTGGTCGAATCATTCTCTGGGTAAGACAAAGCTTTGAGTCTCTCTTTCGCCTATTTTCCTCAAGAATTGTATTACCAGCCCCAACTTCCATAGACGATGAGGATACAGTAATACTTTGTCCTCCAGACAATCTCCATATTGGAGTAAGTATAAATGAGCTAAAAGAAATAGAG includes the following:
- the prmC gene encoding peptide chain release factor N(5)-glutamine methyltransferase gives rise to the protein MKTIADILQLSTKYLEEKGFVNPRREADELVSCALGLKRLQLYLDYQKPLTEEELSRCRHFLKRRSTHEPIAYIQGYVDFYDCKIEVNSSVLIPRQETEILVDKIALDIKKRGLENSSILDLCTGSGCIAIALKNRFKTATVYALDISADALEVAKRNAQKNGVNIQFIHADFLENFSETVDLIICNPPYVSEAEFSALDESVVNFEPKGALVGGLTGLEFYEKLAKEALAHMPSGGIIALEIGCSQGPAVRSLFEREGWQDIQVEQDWSQRDRFLSGSKS
- the trmD gene encoding tRNA (guanosine(37)-N1)-methyltransferase TrmD, giving the protein MQIDILSLFPGYFKGPFDESIIKRAREQMLLKINLVDLREFATDKHKRVDDRPYGGGPGMVLMPGPVVDAIRSLKKASKVKPRVIYLSPQGAVLNAARSRALAKEEHIILLCGHYEGVDERALFLEVDEEISIGDYVLTNGCLPAIVLVDAIARFVPGVLGCEDAAAEDSFEAGIFDCPHFTRPPIYASIDKDLEVPEVLLSGNHERVRKWRYSESLAKTYVVRPDLFTCHLFGESKSKLENRGLFPYLVVKNLRASIKFYSEQLGLRLEQKNEQEAVLEFTSCEEKVVSRIGLVEASSADERTSFLSCMKMVFTDPKEFNSFTGRLRSKKSCTKRSPNLVIAEKEITFVDLDGHIWYAVLAGN
- the prfA gene encoding peptide chain release factor 1, translated to MERLASRLAECEEALGKPEVLSDQKNYRLLATEHAYLSEVVATWKLLLAKQNSLQENRELLKHETDQEFVELLREEIEASEKEIVQMETQLQHLLVPPDPNDNRDTIVEIRAGTGGDEAALFVGDVVRMYQYYATKKGWKLETLSASPSEVGGFKEYVMVLSGPNVYRFMRHEGGTHRVQRVPATETQGRVHTSAITVAVLLEPGAEEDFELDEKDLRIDTYRSSGAGGQHVNTTDSAVRVTHIPTGLVSYCQEERSQHKNKDKAMRLLKAKIVEAEHAKKQADIANERSTQVGSGDRSERIRTYNFSQNRVTDHRINLTLYNLNLVMEGELDDITSALVSHYNQKKLEAI
- the rpsP gene encoding 30S ribosomal protein S16, which produces MALKIRLRQQGRNNRPFYRLVLADEHSKRDGKYHENLGWYNPFEEEQDKLVSIKADRVQHWISHGVQVSERATALLAKVAPHVVAFQREKEVAKRAKVALKRKSRKAGSK
- the ffh gene encoding signal recognition particle protein, producing MFGALTEKLSSVFSGLSFKKKLTEDNISEAVREVRLALLEADVNYSVTKDFVKRVKEKALGDAVIKSVSPGQQFIKVIHDELIALMGEQESALDLSQSPAVILLCGLQGSGKTTFAAKLAKFLKKKEFHKKPLLVACDLQRPAAIDQLMVLGEQISVPVFSIKGSTDPKHIALLALEKARAENFDVIIVDTAGRLHVDEELMKELSTLKSALKPQEVLFVANAATGQEAVNIAAEFNRRIEITGSVLTMLDGNTRAGAAISIAHITEKPLKFEGTGEKLDDVQLFNPTSMADRILGMGDTINLVKMAQEHVNDDEAKKLEQKIRKATFTYNDYLSQMQTMKKMGSIKSLLKMLPGVGSMPELEMSDEKFAKIEAVILSMTLAERQEKVELIPSRRKRIAKGSGTEVEEVNKLVKSFKQAKQFFKNMPNMKQLEKMMGGMAWR